The bacterium DNA segment GACGATGATCAGCAATATGGGGAACAGTTTGAGTCTGCTCTTATGCTCTCGGTACATTTTATTTTTCATCCGCATTTCCTTCCTTACCCAAAGAAGTTTATGACTTTTGATACCGTACTGGTAGTAGCAACAACTTCACGCAACTTACCGATAACTCATTTGCATGTGTGAACAACGATTCCTTTTCGCTGTGATAAAATCAAATCCTTACCTGGGAGGTAAACATGTCTAACAGAATTGGAAGTAATCCTCCTTCAGTGCCACCGCAAGTCCAATCAACAGAATCTGTTGGTACTACCAAAGAAGCCGAAGCAAAAGCGCCTGCTCCAAAACCAGCGGACGATCATAGCAAGGGCGCCGGTGCTACTCAGGAAAAATCAAAAGGAAAAGTAGCTGAGTTTGAGTTAGCCGGAATTGCGCGCGCTGCATTATTGAAGGCCCAACAGTTCATCACAGGCAGCAGTCTTCCTACAGGAGATGTCCTGAAACGCAATGATGCACAGAAGGAGCCTAAGAGCGAGGTTTCAGACCTGCAAAAACAGGTGAATCAATGGCGCACTGAAAATGGAAAGAAGCCGATCAAAGAAGACGGACTCTACGGTGCGAACACGGAGAAGGCCGTGCAGGAATTTCAGAAGGCAAACGGTTTATACGCGGATGGGAAAGCAGGGAATGCAACTCAGAATCGCATGTTGCTTGAAAACGATCCGAATTTCAAAAAGCTGGATAAGGATGTAAAAGATCATGCGCGTGCCGCGATGAAAGAGAACGGACAGGATGCGACAAAGCTCCGTCAGCTTCGCAATTTCGCAACTTCTCCGGACATCACGAAACTGGCCGGCAGCCCGGAATTTAAAGGAGCGACTCCTGCAGTCAAGACGGCAGTGATGGATGCGCTGGGCACCAATCCGCCGATGACAGATACCAAATTGAAAGCCACAATGGGGCTCATTGACTCGGCAGGATTCAAGAAGCTTTCCGATACCGAGAAGGCACTTGTCACGGATGGTCTCAAAGCGGCAAAGGCAAATCCGGAATACGCGAAGAACGTGAAAACTCTC contains these protein-coding regions:
- a CDS encoding peptidoglycan-binding protein → MSNRIGSNPPSVPPQVQSTESVGTTKEAEAKAPAPKPADDHSKGAGATQEKSKGKVAEFELAGIARAALLKAQQFITGSSLPTGDVLKRNDAQKEPKSEVSDLQKQVNQWRTENGKKPIKEDGLYGANTEKAVQEFQKANGLYADGKAGNATQNRMLLENDPNFKKLDKDVKDHARAAMKENGQDATKLRQLRNFATSPDITKLAGSPEFKGATPAVKTAVMDALGTNPPMTDTKLKATMGLIDSAGFKKLSDTEKALVTDGLKAAKANPEYAKNVKTLVDDPKFQALNNTEQAAVLSQVKNYPDHRSVANIDRMLQKDWFTSQTLGDKQRSLKMVAYLSQYDGGDRAIVDNTLNKFLGAGSDYKLEWKNYAKKSGSTTFGEADDKTLYLNRGIMKADNKKMVENEQTRHLVLSTTPHEVNHLLNGDQVESNFKYFEAEYRAWYVGFKAEHGRVPTNQEAMEQRISWQLNPKSFYGKYAKEALKDPAEATKFYDMLSKMSGQTVDASNWSTVIASDPSTWAKPGDPAPVPSGNIDNH